The following proteins are co-located in the Motilibacter rhizosphaerae genome:
- the sucD gene encoding succinate--CoA ligase subunit alpha — protein MAIFLTENSRILVQGITGSEGLKHTRRMLASGATVVGGTNPRKAGTTVDVDGTALPVFATVAEGMGATGADVTVIFVPPAGTKAAVHDAVDAGIPLAVVITEGVPVHDTAEFFAYAQSKGTTRIIGPNCPGIISPGKSNAGIIPADITPPGRIGLVSKSGTLTYQMMYELRDFGFSTAIGIGGDPVIGTTHIDALQAFQDDPETEAIVMIGEIGGDAEERAAAFIAANVTKPVVGYVAGFTAPEGKTMGHAGAIVSGSAGTAQAKKEALEAAGVRVGKTPSETARLMRELLKG, from the coding sequence ATGGCGATCTTCCTCACCGAGAACAGCAGGATCCTGGTCCAGGGCATCACCGGCTCCGAGGGCCTGAAGCACACCCGGCGCATGCTCGCGTCTGGCGCGACGGTCGTCGGCGGCACCAACCCGCGCAAGGCCGGCACCACGGTCGACGTGGACGGGACCGCCCTGCCCGTCTTCGCGACCGTCGCCGAGGGCATGGGCGCCACAGGCGCCGACGTCACCGTGATCTTCGTGCCGCCGGCCGGCACGAAGGCCGCCGTCCACGACGCCGTCGACGCGGGCATCCCGCTCGCCGTCGTCATCACCGAGGGCGTCCCGGTCCACGACACTGCCGAGTTCTTCGCCTACGCGCAGAGCAAGGGCACCACGCGGATCATCGGCCCGAACTGCCCCGGCATCATCAGCCCCGGCAAGTCCAACGCCGGCATCATCCCGGCCGACATCACGCCGCCCGGCCGCATCGGCCTGGTCAGCAAGAGCGGCACGCTGACCTACCAGATGATGTACGAGCTGCGGGACTTCGGCTTCTCCACCGCCATCGGCATCGGCGGCGACCCGGTCATCGGCACCACGCACATCGACGCGCTCCAGGCCTTCCAGGACGACCCGGAGACCGAGGCGATCGTCATGATCGGCGAGATCGGCGGCGACGCCGAGGAGCGGGCCGCGGCCTTCATCGCCGCCAACGTCACCAAGCCGGTCGTCGGCTACGTCGCGGGCTTCACCGCCCCCGAGGGCAAGACGATGGGCCACGCCGGCGCGATCGTCTCCGGCTCCGCCGGCACCGCGCAGGCGAAGAAGGAGGCCCTCGAGGCCGCCGGCGTCCGCGTCGGCAAGACCCCGAGCGAGACCGCGCGGCTCATGCGCGAGCTGCTCAAGGGCTGA
- the sucC gene encoding ADP-forming succinate--CoA ligase subunit beta, with translation MDLFEFQARDLFEAHGVPVLDGAVAQTPEEARAAAERLGAGVDGGRVVVKAQVKTGGRGKAGGVKLADSVDDAHDKAGQILGMDIKGHTVHRVMLAPAAAIAEEYYFSVLLDRSNRTFLAMASVEGGMEIEEVAATKPEALAKVAIDPLTGITPEVAQGIVAQAAFPAEVADQVASVIERLWDVFVSEDATLVEVNPLVKTGDGRVVALDGKVTLDENAGFRHPGHGELADTAAADPLEQRAKEKHLNYVKLDGEVGIIGNGAGLVMSTLDVVAYAGEAFGGVKPANFLDIGGGASAEVMANGLEIILSDPAVRSVFVNVFGGITACDAVANGIVSALALLESRGEEVTKPLVVRLDGNNAEEGRRILTEAAHPLVTLVDTMDDAARRAAELAATAQGA, from the coding sequence GTGGACCTCTTCGAGTTCCAGGCGAGAGACCTCTTCGAGGCGCACGGGGTCCCCGTGCTCGACGGTGCCGTGGCGCAGACGCCGGAGGAGGCCCGCGCGGCCGCCGAGCGGCTGGGCGCCGGGGTCGACGGCGGCAGGGTGGTCGTCAAGGCGCAGGTCAAGACCGGTGGCCGCGGCAAGGCGGGGGGCGTGAAGCTCGCCGACTCGGTGGACGACGCGCACGACAAGGCCGGGCAGATCCTCGGCATGGACATCAAGGGCCACACCGTGCACCGCGTCATGCTGGCGCCGGCGGCCGCGATCGCGGAGGAGTACTACTTCTCCGTCCTGCTCGACCGCTCCAACCGCACCTTCCTGGCGATGGCCTCCGTCGAGGGCGGCATGGAGATCGAGGAGGTCGCCGCCACCAAGCCCGAGGCGCTGGCCAAGGTCGCCATCGACCCGCTGACGGGGATCACCCCCGAGGTCGCGCAGGGCATCGTCGCGCAGGCCGCCTTCCCGGCCGAGGTCGCCGACCAGGTCGCCTCGGTCATCGAGCGGCTCTGGGACGTCTTCGTCTCCGAGGACGCCACGCTGGTCGAGGTCAACCCGCTGGTGAAGACCGGTGACGGCCGCGTCGTCGCGCTCGACGGCAAGGTGACCCTCGACGAGAACGCCGGCTTCCGGCACCCGGGACACGGCGAGCTGGCGGACACTGCCGCCGCCGACCCGCTGGAGCAGCGGGCCAAGGAGAAGCACCTCAACTACGTCAAGCTCGACGGCGAGGTCGGCATCATCGGCAATGGCGCGGGCCTCGTCATGAGCACCCTCGACGTGGTCGCGTACGCCGGCGAGGCGTTCGGCGGGGTGAAGCCGGCCAACTTCCTCGACATCGGCGGCGGCGCCTCGGCCGAGGTCATGGCCAACGGGCTGGAGATCATCCTGTCCGACCCGGCCGTGCGCAGCGTGTTCGTCAACGTCTTCGGCGGCATCACCGCCTGCGACGCCGTCGCCAACGGCATCGTCAGCGCGCTCGCGCTGCTGGAGTCCCGCGGCGAGGAGGTCACCAAGCCCCTCGTCGTGCGCCTCGACGGCAACAACGCGGAGGAGGGCCGGCGCATCCTCACGGAGGCGGCGCACCCGCTGGTCACCCTCGTCGACACCATGGACGACGCCGCGCGCCGCGCGGCCGAGCTGGCCGCAACGGCCCAGGGAGCCTGA
- a CDS encoding M23 family metallopeptidase has protein sequence MAARRRSAGKHRRPGKHRAASSTHPSPPVLVGTAVLATAAAAWFSPTTALGSTRDAAVHRTSPEPGPTPTELAAAASAVQAQAAGAATAGSRFTAPAAKARSTARQRASRSAARIALQDAVATPQWVKPVDRYTLTAHFGEGGGLWSHGHTGQDFAAPTGTPVHAVGAGVVVSAQRDGAYGNKIVLQHADGTQTWYCHLSAFLVSPGDKVTTGEEIGRVGATGNTTGPHLHLEVRPTPDQPVDPMPWLRAHGVEV, from the coding sequence GTGGCTGCGCGTCGTCGCTCCGCCGGCAAGCACCGGCGTCCCGGCAAGCACCGCGCCGCGTCCTCCACGCACCCCTCCCCGCCGGTCCTCGTGGGCACCGCGGTGCTCGCCACCGCCGCAGCGGCGTGGTTCTCCCCGACGACCGCGCTCGGCAGCACCCGCGACGCCGCCGTGCACCGGACCTCCCCGGAGCCGGGCCCCACGCCGACCGAGCTCGCCGCCGCGGCGAGCGCCGTCCAGGCGCAGGCCGCCGGCGCCGCGACCGCGGGCTCCCGCTTCACCGCCCCTGCGGCGAAGGCGAGGTCGACCGCGCGGCAGCGGGCCTCCCGCAGCGCCGCGCGCATCGCCCTGCAGGACGCGGTCGCGACCCCCCAGTGGGTCAAGCCGGTCGACCGCTACACGCTCACCGCGCACTTCGGCGAGGGCGGCGGGCTGTGGTCCCACGGCCACACCGGCCAGGACTTCGCCGCGCCCACCGGGACGCCCGTCCACGCCGTCGGCGCGGGGGTGGTCGTCTCCGCGCAGCGCGACGGGGCCTACGGCAACAAGATCGTCCTGCAGCACGCCGACGGCACGCAGACGTGGTACTGCCACCTCTCGGCGTTCCTCGTCTCCCCCGGCGACAAGGTCACGACGGGCGAGGAGATCGGCCGCGTCGGTGCCACCGGCAACACGACCGGGCCGCACCTCCACCTCGAGGTGCGACCCACGCCGGACCAGCCGGTCGACCCCATGCCGTGGCTGCGCGCCCACGGCGTCGAGGTCTGA
- a CDS encoding DinB family protein, with protein MSASAADTIVPDDKDWTWVLDGPCPECGFDARTLHGRDVAAQLPGLADRYAAALERPGAAVRTLPGTWSVLEYACHVRDVFRIFSERAALVLAEDGARFANWDQDATALEQDYAGQVPARVREELLEAARAAEQRWASVPEDAWERRGLRSNGSVFTLDSLGRYFLHDVVHHVHDVERQAL; from the coding sequence GTGAGCGCGAGCGCCGCCGACACCATCGTCCCGGACGACAAGGACTGGACCTGGGTCCTCGACGGCCCCTGCCCCGAGTGCGGGTTCGACGCCCGGACCCTGCACGGCCGTGACGTCGCCGCGCAGCTGCCCGGGCTCGCCGACCGCTACGCCGCCGCTCTCGAGCGGCCCGGCGCCGCGGTGCGCACGCTGCCCGGCACCTGGTCGGTCCTCGAGTACGCCTGCCACGTGCGCGACGTCTTCCGCATCTTCTCCGAGCGGGCCGCGCTGGTGCTCGCGGAGGACGGCGCGCGCTTCGCCAACTGGGACCAGGACGCGACGGCCCTGGAGCAGGACTACGCGGGCCAGGTGCCCGCTCGGGTGCGGGAGGAGCTGCTGGAGGCGGCGCGGGCGGCCGAGCAGCGCTGGGCCTCCGTGCCCGAGGACGCCTGGGAGCGCCGCGGGCTGCGCAGCAACGGGTCGGTCTTCACCCTCGACTCGCTGGGCCGCTACTTCCTCCACGACGTCGTGCACCACGTGCACGACGTCGAACGCCAGGCGCTGTAG
- the pcrA gene encoding DNA helicase PcrA produces the protein MTSLPDDLLLPLDVPAPDARPAARRRDPEELLEGLNPQQRAAVVAEGTPVLIVAGAGSGKTRVLTHRIAHLLAARGVHPGAVLAITFTNKAAGEMKERVAALVGPRAKAMWVSTFHSACVRILRREISRFGFTSSFSIYDAADSQRLMAMVCRDLDLDPKRYAPRGFSAQVSNLKNELVDHETYRSRATSHLEEVLAEAYSLYQQRLREANALDFDDLIMTTVHLLQAFPDAAEHYRRRFRHVLVDEYQDTNHAQYALVRELVGPSGGSVPPAELCVVGDADQSIYAFRGATIRNILQFEEDYPDARTILLEQNYRSTQTILSAANAVIAQNVGRKPKNLWSEAGAGEQIVGYVADNEHDEAAFVANEVDRLTDEGLARPADVAVFYRTNAQSRVFEEVFIRVGLPYKVVGGVRFYERKEVRDALAYLRYLANPEDSVSLRRILNTPKRGIGDRAEACVQALAERDRTTFNAALLRAEEAPGLATRSLSNIQEFNRTIESLRTLVEAGTEPAEVLEAALEQTGYLRELQASLDPQDQTRLENLQEFVAVAREYATASPEGGLVGFLEQVSLVADADQIPDADDGTGVVTLMTLHTAKGLEFPVVFLTGMEDGVFPHMRSLANDKELEEERRLAYVGITRARERLYLSRALVRSAFGAPSYNPASRFLDEVPAALLDWQRVESSRSAPPAIAVAAARPTAKSPGNRSVVSLMIGDKVTHDAFGLGTVVATAGVAEKAEATIDFGAAGTKRLLLRYAPVEKL, from the coding sequence ATGACGAGCCTGCCCGACGACCTCCTCCTGCCCCTCGACGTGCCCGCCCCGGACGCGCGCCCGGCGGCCCGCCGGCGCGACCCCGAGGAGCTGCTGGAGGGGCTCAACCCGCAGCAGCGCGCGGCGGTCGTGGCCGAGGGGACGCCGGTGCTCATCGTGGCCGGTGCGGGGTCGGGGAAGACCCGCGTGCTCACCCACCGCATCGCGCACCTGCTCGCGGCGCGGGGCGTCCACCCGGGTGCGGTGCTCGCGATCACCTTCACCAACAAGGCCGCCGGGGAGATGAAGGAGCGCGTCGCCGCGCTCGTCGGCCCGCGCGCCAAGGCGATGTGGGTCTCGACGTTCCACTCGGCCTGCGTGCGCATCCTTCGCCGCGAGATCAGCCGCTTCGGGTTCACCTCGAGCTTCTCGATCTACGACGCCGCCGACTCGCAGCGGCTGATGGCGATGGTCTGCCGTGACCTCGACCTCGACCCGAAGCGCTACGCGCCGCGGGGGTTCTCGGCGCAGGTCTCCAACCTCAAGAACGAGCTCGTCGACCACGAGACCTACCGCTCGCGCGCCACGTCGCACCTCGAGGAGGTGCTCGCCGAGGCGTACTCGCTCTACCAGCAGCGGCTGCGCGAGGCCAACGCCCTCGACTTCGACGACCTCATCATGACGACCGTGCACCTGCTCCAGGCGTTCCCCGACGCTGCGGAGCACTACCGGCGCCGCTTCCGCCACGTCCTCGTCGACGAGTACCAGGACACCAACCACGCGCAGTACGCGCTGGTGCGCGAGCTCGTCGGTCCGTCCGGGGGGTCCGTGCCGCCCGCCGAGCTCTGCGTCGTGGGCGACGCGGACCAGTCGATCTACGCCTTCCGCGGGGCGACGATCCGCAACATCCTCCAGTTCGAGGAGGACTACCCCGACGCGCGCACGATCCTGCTGGAGCAGAACTACCGCTCCACGCAGACGATCCTGTCGGCCGCCAACGCCGTCATCGCGCAGAACGTCGGCCGCAAGCCGAAGAACCTCTGGTCGGAGGCGGGGGCGGGCGAGCAGATCGTCGGCTACGTCGCGGACAACGAGCACGACGAGGCGGCCTTCGTCGCCAACGAGGTCGACCGGCTCACCGACGAGGGACTCGCCAGGCCTGCGGACGTCGCGGTCTTCTACCGCACCAACGCCCAGTCCCGGGTGTTCGAGGAGGTGTTCATCCGGGTCGGGCTGCCCTACAAGGTCGTCGGCGGCGTGCGCTTCTACGAGCGCAAGGAGGTCCGCGACGCCCTCGCCTACCTGCGCTACCTCGCCAACCCGGAGGACTCGGTCTCGCTGCGCCGCATCCTCAACACCCCCAAGCGCGGCATCGGTGACCGCGCGGAGGCGTGCGTCCAGGCGCTGGCCGAGCGCGACCGGACGACGTTCAACGCGGCGCTGCTCCGCGCGGAGGAGGCACCCGGCCTCGCCACCCGCTCGCTGTCGAACATCCAGGAGTTCAACCGGACCATCGAGTCCCTCCGCACCCTCGTGGAGGCCGGCACCGAGCCCGCCGAGGTGCTCGAGGCGGCGCTCGAGCAGACCGGCTACCTGCGCGAGCTGCAGGCCTCGCTCGACCCGCAGGACCAGACGCGCCTCGAGAACCTCCAGGAGTTCGTCGCCGTCGCACGGGAGTACGCCACCGCCAGCCCCGAGGGCGGCCTCGTCGGCTTCCTCGAGCAGGTCTCGCTCGTGGCCGACGCCGACCAGATCCCCGACGCGGACGACGGCACCGGGGTCGTCACGCTGATGACGCTGCACACGGCGAAGGGGCTGGAGTTCCCCGTGGTGTTCCTCACTGGCATGGAGGACGGCGTCTTCCCGCACATGCGCTCGCTGGCCAACGACAAGGAGCTCGAGGAGGAGCGGCGCCTCGCGTACGTCGGCATCACCCGCGCCCGCGAGCGGCTCTACCTCTCCCGCGCGCTCGTGCGCAGCGCGTTCGGCGCCCCGTCGTACAACCCCGCGTCGCGCTTCCTCGACGAGGTGCCGGCCGCGCTGCTCGACTGGCAGCGGGTGGAGTCGAGCCGCTCGGCCCCGCCCGCGATCGCGGTGGCCGCCGCCCGGCCGACGGCGAAATCCCCTGGCAACAGGTCGGTCGTGTCCCTCATGATCGGCGACAAGGTCACCCACGACGCCTTCGGGCTCGGGACCGTCGTCGCCACCGCCGGCGTCGCCGAGAAGGCCGAGGCCACCATCGACTTCGGAGCCGCGGGCACCAAGCGCCTGCTGCTCCGCTACGCCCCCGTGGAGAAGCTGTGA
- a CDS encoding TetR/AcrR family transcriptional regulator C-terminal domain-containing protein, with protein sequence MPVTQRDVVSAALELIDEQGLDALTLRSLAGRLGVSAPTLYWHVKDKGHLLDLVAEQAGEEVFGQEGSRRQEGEAVDAWLGRVMRLHRRALLAHRDGARVLAGNRPTVASLPRIEQTLASLVEAGLEPGEAVRTITALGAYVIGDALETQLGEGRSPAEDMLLAVRSGAYPHVLASAQEMGDDEERFEHGLQLLLAGLRERLRELEGSRTVGGAT encoded by the coding sequence GTGCCCGTGACCCAGCGCGACGTCGTGAGCGCCGCCCTGGAGCTCATCGACGAGCAGGGGCTCGACGCGCTCACCCTGCGCTCGCTCGCCGGTCGGCTCGGCGTCTCGGCCCCCACGCTCTACTGGCACGTCAAGGACAAGGGCCACCTGCTCGACCTCGTCGCGGAGCAGGCGGGCGAGGAGGTCTTCGGCCAGGAGGGCTCGCGGCGGCAGGAGGGCGAGGCCGTCGACGCCTGGCTCGGCCGCGTCATGCGGCTGCACCGGCGGGCACTGCTGGCGCACCGCGACGGCGCCCGCGTGCTCGCGGGCAACCGCCCGACCGTGGCCTCCCTCCCGCGCATCGAGCAGACGCTCGCGTCGCTCGTCGAGGCCGGGCTCGAGCCGGGGGAGGCGGTGCGGACCATCACGGCGCTCGGGGCCTACGTCATCGGCGACGCGCTCGAGACCCAGCTCGGCGAGGGCCGCAGCCCCGCCGAGGACATGCTGCTCGCGGTGCGCAGCGGCGCGTACCCGCACGTCCTGGCCTCGGCGCAGGAGATGGGCGACGACGAGGAGCGCTTCGAGCACGGCCTGCAGCTCCTCCTGGCCGGACTGCGCGAGCGGCTGCGCGAGCTCGAGGGCAGTCGCACCGTCGGCGGGGCGACCTAG
- a CDS encoding ATP-binding cassette domain-containing protein, translating to MTLTALESPAVEVRGLTKAYEKVEAVRGIDLTVASGELFGFLGPNGAGKSTTIKILCTLLRPTTGSARVAGHDVVRERGAVRRSIGLVFQEPTLDEHLTAEQNLRFHGEIYGLDKQTVRSRSDVVLDMVGLDDRRGDLVRTFSGGMKRRLEIARGLLHSPRVLFLDEPTIGLDPESRATLWRYIDVLRRQEQITVFLTTHYMDEAERCDRIAIVDAGLVAALGTPGELKAGVGHDRVRLQTSDDAASAAVVRERLGLEVVQERDALVVLAPDGERVVPSLFELGLRIRSVSVSRPSLDDVFLACTGGRLSEKQAAAAPRGPRRPR from the coding sequence ATGACTCTAACGGCGTTAGAGAGCCCGGCCGTCGAGGTGCGCGGGCTCACGAAGGCGTACGAGAAGGTCGAGGCGGTGCGCGGCATCGACCTCACCGTCGCGTCGGGTGAGCTGTTCGGCTTCCTGGGTCCCAACGGCGCGGGGAAGTCCACGACGATCAAGATCCTCTGCACGCTGCTGCGGCCGACGACGGGCAGTGCCCGGGTCGCCGGGCACGACGTCGTCCGCGAGCGGGGTGCCGTCCGCCGCAGCATCGGCCTCGTCTTCCAGGAGCCGACGCTCGACGAGCACCTCACGGCGGAGCAGAACCTCCGCTTCCACGGGGAGATCTACGGCCTCGACAAGCAGACCGTCCGCAGCCGGAGCGACGTCGTGCTCGACATGGTCGGGCTGGACGACCGGAGGGGCGACCTCGTCCGCACGTTCTCCGGCGGCATGAAGCGCCGGCTCGAGATCGCGCGCGGGCTGCTCCACTCCCCCCGCGTGCTCTTCCTCGACGAGCCGACGATCGGCCTCGACCCCGAGAGCCGGGCGACGCTGTGGCGCTACATCGACGTGCTCCGCCGCCAGGAGCAGATCACGGTCTTCCTCACCACCCACTACATGGACGAGGCCGAGCGCTGCGACCGCATCGCCATCGTCGACGCGGGACTGGTCGCGGCGCTGGGCACCCCGGGTGAGCTCAAGGCGGGCGTCGGGCACGACCGGGTGCGGCTGCAGACCTCCGACGACGCGGCGAGCGCCGCGGTGGTCCGGGAGCGGCTCGGCCTCGAGGTCGTGCAGGAGCGCGACGCGCTGGTCGTGCTCGCCCCGGACGGCGAGCGGGTGGTGCCCTCGCTGTTCGAGCTCGGCCTGCGGATCCGCTCGGTCAGCGTCTCGCGCCCGAGCCTCGACGACGTGTTCCTCGCCTGCACCGGCGGTCGGCTGAGCGAGAAGCAGGCGGCCGCCGCCCCCCGTGGCCCGAGGAGGCCCCGATGA
- a CDS encoding ABC transporter permease has translation MTQLAVAPVLPVASGPRHEARAALVVWRRDLLRFRTDRSRLVSSMVQPLLFLFVLGKGLGASLGTTGGLQYSTFLFPGTITTGVMFTAVFSAISIVWDREFGFLREMMVAPISRSSIVVGKCLGGASVATLQGIVLLALAGTVGVPYRPGLLLGCLAMLFLTAFAITAFGLVLAVDVQQVQTVMPRVQLLLMPLMFLSGSLFPVSGRLPTWLVVLTRINPMTYAVDAMRRIVLHDLPHHGAGSPLARPVSWGGWTVPVPLEVLLVAGTGAALLAVACVMFSRTD, from the coding sequence ATGACCCAGCTCGCCGTCGCCCCCGTCCTCCCTGTCGCCTCAGGGCCGCGCCACGAGGCGCGCGCCGCGCTCGTGGTGTGGCGGCGCGACCTCCTGCGCTTCCGCACCGACCGCAGCCGGCTCGTCTCCTCGATGGTGCAGCCGCTGCTCTTCCTGTTCGTCCTCGGCAAGGGGCTCGGCGCTTCGCTGGGCACGACGGGCGGGCTGCAGTACTCGACGTTCCTGTTCCCCGGCACGATCACGACCGGGGTGATGTTCACGGCGGTGTTCTCCGCGATCTCGATCGTCTGGGACCGGGAGTTCGGCTTCCTGCGCGAGATGATGGTCGCGCCGATCAGCCGCAGCAGCATCGTGGTCGGCAAGTGCCTGGGCGGGGCGTCCGTCGCGACGCTGCAGGGGATCGTCCTGCTCGCGCTCGCGGGGACGGTGGGGGTGCCGTACCGTCCCGGGCTGCTGCTCGGCTGCCTCGCGATGCTGTTCCTCACGGCCTTCGCCATCACGGCCTTCGGCCTCGTGCTCGCCGTCGACGTCCAGCAGGTGCAGACGGTGATGCCGCGCGTGCAGCTGCTGCTGATGCCGCTGATGTTCCTGTCCGGCTCGCTGTTCCCGGTGAGCGGACGGCTGCCGACGTGGCTCGTCGTGCTGACCCGCATCAACCCCATGACGTACGCCGTGGACGCGATGCGACGCATCGTCCTGCACGACCTCCCGCACCACGGCGCTGGCAGCCCGCTCGCGCGGCCGGTGAGCTGGGGCGGGTGGACGGTGCCGGTGCCCCTGGAGGTCCTGCTCGTCGCCGGGACCGGCGCCGCGCTGCTGGCCGTGGCCTGCGTGATGTTCTCCCGCACCGACTAG
- a CDS encoding PIG-L deacetylase family protein, which produces MPTVLTPEELERVLVVTAHPDDVDFGVSGTVAALVQAGVEVSYCICTDGDAGGFDPAVPRSEIPRIRREEQTAAAKAVGVSDVRFLGWSDGRLEPSFELRRDITRVIRQVRPQRVITSSPEYHWDRLPAMHPDHRAAGEATVDCVYPDARNPFTHVELLRDEGLEAWTVRELWLMGHEHADHAVDVTDQFDRKIAALRAHESQTAHMPDLEGFLRQWMSASAKAFGMPDGRLAETYRTIVCPP; this is translated from the coding sequence GTGCCCACCGTGCTGACCCCCGAGGAGCTCGAGCGCGTCCTCGTCGTGACCGCCCACCCGGACGACGTCGACTTCGGGGTCTCCGGCACCGTCGCCGCGCTCGTGCAGGCGGGCGTCGAGGTCTCTTACTGCATCTGCACCGACGGCGACGCGGGCGGCTTCGACCCCGCCGTGCCGCGCAGCGAGATCCCCCGGATCCGCCGCGAGGAGCAGACCGCCGCGGCCAAGGCGGTCGGGGTCAGCGACGTCCGCTTCCTCGGCTGGTCCGACGGCCGGCTCGAGCCGAGCTTCGAGCTGCGCCGCGACATCACCCGGGTCATCCGGCAGGTGCGCCCGCAGCGGGTCATCACCTCGAGCCCGGAGTACCACTGGGACCGCCTGCCGGCCATGCACCCCGACCACCGGGCGGCGGGCGAGGCGACGGTCGACTGCGTCTACCCCGACGCCCGCAACCCCTTCACCCACGTCGAGCTCCTGCGCGACGAGGGCCTCGAGGCCTGGACGGTCCGCGAGCTCTGGCTCATGGGCCACGAGCACGCCGACCACGCGGTCGACGTCACCGACCAGTTCGACCGCAAGATCGCGGCGCTGCGCGCGCACGAGAGCCAGACCGCGCACATGCCCGACCTCGAGGGCTTCCTGCGCCAGTGGATGTCGGCCTCGGCGAAGGCCTTCGGGATGCCCGACGGCAGGCTCGCCGAGACCTACCGCACGATCGTCTGCCCACCGTGA